Proteins from a genomic interval of Thermoanaerobacterium thermosaccharolyticum DSM 571:
- the csrA gene encoding carbon storage regulator CsrA, protein MLILSRKTGQSLIIGDDVEIKIVSIDGDNVKIGISAPKNVTVMRKELLEVKDENKKAINIDKSSLKKLEKLIKKD, encoded by the coding sequence ATGCTGATACTTAGCCGTAAGACAGGGCAGTCTTTGATTATAGGGGATGATGTAGAGATAAAGATCGTTAGTATCGATGGTGACAATGTAAAAATAGGCATATCCGCTCCAAAGAATGTAACTGTCATGAGAAAAGAGCTTTTAGAAGTAAAAGACGAAAATAAAAAGGCGATTAATATAGATAAATCATCACTTAAAAAATTAGAAAAACTTATAAAAAAAGACTAA
- the fliW gene encoding flagellar assembly protein FliW, producing the protein MDIKTKNFGLVSYNEEDVLHFEEGIPGFEGLKSFILLSIEEFTPFKWLQSLDDTDIAFVIVDPKAIIKDYKVELDEETVKLLDIKDLNHILVFAIVVIPSEIEKMTANLKAPIIINAENNKGMQILLDNDDYMIKHPILKELKNADT; encoded by the coding sequence ATGGATATAAAAACAAAAAACTTTGGTCTTGTCAGCTACAACGAAGAAGATGTACTTCACTTTGAGGAAGGTATACCAGGCTTCGAGGGACTTAAAAGCTTCATTCTTCTAAGCATTGAGGAATTTACCCCCTTTAAATGGCTTCAGTCCCTCGATGATACGGATATAGCGTTTGTGATAGTCGACCCGAAAGCTATAATAAAAGATTATAAAGTCGAATTAGACGAAGAGACGGTAAAATTGTTGGATATAAAGGACTTAAATCATATTCTCGTTTTTGCCATCGTTGTAATACCTAGTGAAATCGAAAAGATGACTGCCAACCTAAAAGCCCCTATAATCATAAATGCAGAAAACAACAAAGGGATGCAGATACTTCTTGACAATGATGATTACATGATAAAGCATCCTATACTTAAGGAGCTAAAAAATGCTGATACTTAG
- a CDS encoding flagellin: MVINTNLSAINAWRALETNNTNTQKALQKLSSGYRINSAADDAAGLAISEKMKAQIAGLNMAQRNAQDGISLIQTAEGALNETQSILQRMNELAIQSANGANTATDRAAIQKEMDQLAQEIGRIGQTTEFNTQKLLDGSFKSVFQIGANENQNLSLNISDMRGVALGIVGNTSASGVSSITTTLTSASTNSATFSNGTYTISFDSSSSIYDLLNSSGSIVGVSADGKTWNAGTSVTTTGVDTFTLSSTITAGTVTISGTDTNVTVSSTELFNVQSSKLDAGTYTYDASTKQLKNSSGDVVATTTDGKTFTDSQGNTVLTLANSANNGATFTVGGIDVSTQSAANSAITKIQDAINQVSMERSKLGAYQNRLEHTINNLGTASENLTAANSRIRDVDMAQEMMEFTKDNILNQAATAMLEEMAA, encoded by the coding sequence ATGGTAATCAACACTAACTTAAGTGCTATAAACGCATGGAGAGCACTTGAGACAAACAACACAAACACACAAAAAGCATTGCAGAAGCTTTCATCAGGTTACAGGATCAACAGTGCAGCAGATGATGCAGCAGGCCTTGCAATATCTGAAAAGATGAAAGCGCAGATAGCTGGTCTGAATATGGCACAGAGAAATGCGCAGGATGGTATATCCCTCATACAGACAGCAGAAGGTGCACTAAACGAGACGCAAAGTATATTACAGAGAATGAATGAGCTAGCTATACAATCAGCAAACGGTGCAAACACAGCTACTGATCGTGCTGCAATACAGAAAGAAATGGATCAGTTAGCGCAGGAAATTGGTCGTATTGGTCAGACGACAGAGTTTAATACGCAGAAACTTTTGGATGGTTCATTTAAGAGTGTATTCCAGATTGGTGCTAATGAAAATCAGAATTTATCATTAAATATAAGCGATATGAGAGGTGTAGCTTTAGGTATTGTTGGAAATACAAGTGCAAGTGGGGTTAGTTCAATAACGACTACTCTAACTAGTGCTTCAACTAATTCGGCTACTTTTTCTAATGGGACATATACAATTTCTTTTGATTCATCTAGCAGCATATATGATTTATTAAACAGCAGTGGTAGTATTGTAGGTGTAAGTGCTGATGGTAAAACTTGGAATGCAGGAACAAGCGTAACTACTACAGGAGTAGATACATTCACATTAAGTAGTACAATTACAGCCGGAACGGTTACTATATCGGGTACTGATACAAATGTAACGGTATCTTCAACGGAGTTATTTAACGTACAAAGTTCAAAACTAGATGCGGGAACATACACTTATGATGCTTCGACTAAACAGCTTAAGAATTCGTCAGGTGATGTTGTTGCTACAACTACAGATGGAAAGACGTTTACTGATAGTCAGGGTAATACAGTTTTGACACTTGCAAATAGTGCTAACAATGGTGCGACATTTACAGTTGGCGGTATTGATGTATCAACACAATCTGCAGCAAACTCTGCGATTACGAAGATACAAGATGCTATAAACCAAGTGTCAATGGAGCGTTCAAAGTTAGGCGCATATCAGAATAGATTAGAGCACACAATAAACAATCTTGGCACAGCATCAGAAAACTTGACAGCTGCAAACTCACGTATAAGAGATGTAGATATGGCTCAAGAAATGATGGAATTTACAAAAGACAATATATTAAACCAAGCAGCGACAGCAATGCTTGAGGAAATGGCTGCATAA
- a CDS encoding class I SAM-dependent methyltransferase, with protein MNSIQFFKKEKHFELYKKDFEELLKYERIKIPCVVCGSNDCTELFIKYNMRVVRCNKCGHVYVNPQFTGDAIKKLYDLSYWQSLQPAIGNVKLTDRVEFDYQNAVAKLRRDILPFKQNGKFLDIGCSNGALVKCAKEFGFDTIGIEVSKDVVQFAHQCFPDISVREGLLTEQNFSENYFDVITLYDVLEHLFNPRIELNEIYRILKPGGLLFIETPTTDSIFYLEDPYSWDLMNPIEHVHLFNEENLIRLLIEIGYVIIESKCPHENNITVHCTKA; from the coding sequence ATGAATAGTATCCAATTCTTTAAAAAAGAAAAGCATTTTGAGTTGTATAAAAAAGATTTTGAAGAATTACTAAAATATGAAAGAATAAAGATACCTTGTGTAGTATGCGGCAGCAATGATTGTACAGAATTATTTATTAAATATAATATGCGAGTTGTTAGGTGTAATAAATGTGGACATGTTTATGTCAATCCGCAATTTACAGGAGATGCGATAAAAAAATTATATGATTTGTCATATTGGCAATCATTGCAACCAGCAATAGGAAATGTTAAATTAACAGATCGAGTCGAATTCGATTATCAAAATGCCGTTGCTAAATTAAGAAGGGATATTTTACCTTTCAAGCAGAATGGGAAGTTTTTAGATATTGGTTGTTCAAATGGTGCATTAGTTAAATGCGCTAAGGAATTTGGATTTGATACAATTGGGATAGAGGTATCAAAAGATGTGGTTCAATTTGCTCATCAATGTTTTCCTGATATTAGTGTTAGAGAAGGATTATTAACAGAACAAAACTTTAGTGAGAATTATTTTGACGTTATTACATTATATGATGTTTTAGAACATTTATTTAACCCTCGTATAGAGCTTAATGAAATTTATAGGATTCTAAAGCCTGGAGGATTATTGTTTATAGAAACACCAACAACAGATAGTATATTTTATCTTGAAGATCCTTATTCTTGGGATTTAATGAACCCAATTGAGCATGTACATTTATTTAATGAAGAAAATTTGATTAGATTGTTAATAGAAATAGGATATGTTATTATTGAAAGTAAATGTCCGCATGAAAATAATATAACAGTTCATTGTACTAAAGCATAG
- the flgL gene encoding flagellar hook-associated protein FlgL encodes MRVTNNMLVMNFMSDYNSNLERLQKDQNMLFTGKKVSKPSDDPVAVANTLKIKTEIARNDAYTKNTDDAKSWLSLTDTALGQIGDLLQSARDLAVQGSNGTLTQSDMQNLAAQVDQLKQQIIQVGNTQYNGRYIFAGYKTNRKPFSDTNRYAGDDGAIQFEIGAGGNTIQVNVTGDKVFDVTSGTSQLLNVMDNLSNALKSGDNQTVSNIIGDIDNQLQNVLAIRADAGAKANRIDLTANRLSDDNYNFTALLSKNQDADIAQVITNLKMDENVYRASLASGAMIIQPSLVDFLR; translated from the coding sequence ATGCGTGTTACAAATAATATGCTTGTTATGAATTTTATGAGTGATTACAACAGCAATCTTGAGAGATTGCAAAAAGATCAAAATATGCTATTCACAGGCAAAAAAGTAAGCAAGCCATCAGACGATCCTGTTGCAGTTGCAAACACTTTAAAGATAAAGACGGAGATTGCTAGAAATGATGCATATACAAAGAATACAGATGATGCGAAGTCGTGGCTTAGCTTAACTGATACAGCTTTGGGACAAATAGGAGATTTGCTGCAAAGTGCCAGAGACTTAGCTGTACAAGGATCAAACGGCACGCTTACTCAAAGCGACATGCAAAACTTAGCGGCGCAGGTAGACCAGCTAAAGCAGCAAATTATACAAGTAGGCAACACTCAGTACAATGGAAGGTATATATTCGCCGGCTACAAGACTAATAGAAAGCCTTTTAGCGATACAAACAGATATGCTGGCGATGATGGTGCTATACAGTTTGAGATAGGTGCAGGTGGCAATACAATTCAGGTGAATGTGACAGGAGATAAGGTGTTTGATGTGACATCTGGCACTTCACAACTTCTCAACGTCATGGATAATCTATCAAATGCATTGAAATCAGGTGATAATCAGACTGTCAGCAATATAATTGGTGATATAGACAATCAGTTGCAAAATGTTCTTGCGATTAGAGCGGATGCAGGTGCAAAGGCAAATAGGATTGATTTGACTGCAAATAGGCTTAGTGATGACAACTACAACTTCACAGCATTGCTGTCAAAGAACCAAGATGCAGACATAGCACAGGTTATCACAAACCTCAAGATGGATGAGAATGTCTATAGAGCGTCACTTGCGTCTGGAGCCATGATCATTCAGCCGTCTTTAGTAGACTTCCTGAGATAA
- a CDS encoding DUF6470 family protein, whose amino-acid sequence MDIAIHQTFGRIGIDTTPAEINIHNQNADLNIHQEMPKIEIDQKLPQVHIDQYQCFYESGLKNIFDLIHDEAERSYQVGLEAIAKIVDDGNALASIENHQNAIPQLAQEAGVEDIDFNVDLMPKSRPKIWFDGYLNINWQKGNLSVNAEPKKPEIEATRANVSIYMLQYPSIKIDYLGQNVDTLI is encoded by the coding sequence ATGGATATAGCAATACACCAAACATTCGGCAGGATAGGTATAGATACTACTCCTGCCGAAATTAATATACACAATCAAAATGCAGACCTCAATATACATCAGGAGATGCCTAAGATAGAGATTGATCAGAAGCTGCCACAGGTTCACATAGATCAATATCAATGCTTTTATGAGTCTGGTCTAAAAAACATATTTGACCTTATACACGACGAGGCAGAAAGAAGCTATCAAGTAGGGCTTGAAGCAATAGCTAAAATAGTCGATGATGGCAATGCATTGGCATCAATAGAGAACCATCAAAATGCCATACCACAGCTGGCACAGGAAGCAGGTGTAGAGGATATAGACTTCAATGTAGACCTTATGCCGAAATCGAGGCCTAAGATATGGTTTGACGGATATTTGAATATTAATTGGCAGAAGGGAAATTTATCTGTTAATGCTGAGCCTAAAAAGCCGGAGATAGAAGCAACTAGGGCAAATGTAAGCATATACATGCTACAGTACCCATCTATAAAGATTGACTACTTGGGACAGAATGTAGATACATTGATTTAG
- a CDS encoding glycosyltransferase, whose product MPLKICLVSQEYPPDTDWGGISTYVYTLAHNLTKLGHIVHVVTRSIKNNSYTTLDGDVIVHRIKQPTLSCSINIENASYINNIIYSQAVNDKIQELHKRVGFDIIEFPDFGAEAFQFKGNIPSIVRLHTCSAITQYYNNVKPIQQDIMINYIEKVAAQKVDRIISPTPSVLEMTKKLWDMDLPQNFIPNPVEYNVNLNYKRFDKIPRLLYTGRFEPRKGLYLLIEAMSYVVREIPDVKLTMVGRDTLYGPNGSSYLSQIYKKMRELDLGSHNIRIINQWQDKEMLFRHIFNSDVCLIPSLYDNFPYTVVEPLSCGKPVVLTKSTGISYYLKHGEEAFISKDNDAEEFAGYIIKLLKDKNLRDYIGRNAKEASKRFDAKVVVPQIVEMYKDVIKRYNEKNSLNISENNFKIDIDKYDSLSICIICYNALEYTKRCINSIRKTTKVPYKIHLLDNGSNDGTREYLESIENDKDIEVIYSDKNLGVPAGRNVLIKQANLNKYVVFIDNDVEVFDNWYVPFYNEINKNDNIGILGIEGYKVYIRNFSRYLKPAVNGEADIITGYCMFMKKSLIDKLGLFDENLGLYLHDDDDYSIRGVGEGYINKVIESNIYHYGSKSSSQKPDILKIEKSKENLKYLINKWRIMGIINEEGVPCKKKLKLIWEGSQFVYSSLAHINREIALQLIENDDINLKLIPYEPNQFDDSVDPRFRKITEHLIQLPSTDELIDFYIRHQWPPKFKAPNSGKWILMQPWEFGSIPKSWVAPMRDEIDEIWVPSKFNKRCYVESGIPEEKIQVIPNGVNTDIFKPDGELYPLNTSKKFKFCFVGGTIWRKGIDILLESYVKTFTKDDNVTLVIKDSGANTFYKGQTLSAYIKELQNDPEKPEIVYISDDLSTEEMAALYRSIDCLVHPYRGEGFGMPIAEAMACGKPVIVTNFGAALDFCDESNSFLISAGVCTMPEKMVGNLPTVDYPYVAEPDKDALCNILKQVYMTSKDKLKAMGEKGRERILAGFTWKHMADLIVDRLENLKNTPILRYNISLDDKETLDLINKGLNCIYINPNEALNYFKKGLNLYPNNKFLIRKVIECLINLNRLDDAFIYINKLSDLLLKEYGEINQGLTITGKVEYGKYYNLLGVYYYYNGDKDNAKIYFDKAIKCNPDDEESIKNNKMLSTLSLCLITKDEEKNIARCINSVKDIVDEIVVVDTGSKDKTVEIAKSFGEKVKVINAKWEDDFSKARNIAIENASSDWILFLDADEEIKKEDAEKIKPLLYDDTVEAYMFKFINYSGASVSSGLSEIHYNFRLFRNNGKLKYVYPIHENLKNIEEDRAPIFKNADVTILHYGYLSEIRIEKNKTQRYIDMISKYLAKHPNDKFQQGNLAVEYYNAGEYNKALKHLLIATKSMNLNSYATPRLFRYLIMTYIALKEYDTALRIINDAKKYYEDIPDYKYLEGTIYFNQKRYEKALEIFKECALMGEYKGQFVTMGGTGSYRAKYMIGQCYEKLGKLNDAVKEYMEILKQHPNYQDVFIKVFDMFVRNEKPEDVYEFFRKHVNTKVPINYIAIARLYINIGRYDIAKQYIDSIDIDLEGLNNLRGIIYMGLKDYENAIKHFEMEYGKAKEEANYREALCYIILKDIDKAKDLLWKITDSSDKKLYMTIVGEMKAKFDEVKDSFFNLLDLLIKLKEFDFYNEVLNLYVGLFTREEYERYGQMMINNGLEDLAVEAYIKAADLNSQNTEVYKYLGQKAYDQNMFNEALSIVGRAYNIDKTDVDIYRLIYKIYKALGQDESADEVNEMVKSLYPEIDLSESYALT is encoded by the coding sequence ATGCCATTAAAAATTTGTCTTGTATCCCAAGAGTATCCACCAGATACAGATTGGGGTGGAATAAGTACATATGTGTATACCTTAGCTCATAATTTAACAAAACTAGGGCACATTGTTCATGTAGTAACAAGATCTATAAAAAATAATTCTTATACAACGCTGGATGGTGATGTCATAGTACACCGTATAAAACAACCTACGTTATCATGTAGTATTAATATTGAAAATGCCTCATATATAAATAATATAATATATAGTCAAGCCGTGAATGACAAAATACAGGAATTGCATAAAAGAGTTGGATTTGACATAATTGAATTTCCTGACTTTGGCGCAGAAGCATTTCAATTTAAAGGGAATATACCATCTATTGTGCGTCTTCATACGTGTTCTGCTATTACTCAATATTATAATAATGTTAAACCAATTCAACAGGATATAATGATTAATTATATAGAGAAAGTTGCTGCACAAAAAGTTGATAGGATAATTAGTCCAACACCGTCTGTATTGGAAATGACAAAGAAGCTTTGGGATATGGATTTACCACAAAATTTTATACCAAACCCAGTTGAGTATAATGTTAATTTAAATTATAAACGTTTTGATAAAATCCCAAGATTATTATATACAGGTAGATTTGAACCACGAAAAGGGCTATATTTACTGATAGAAGCTATGAGTTATGTCGTAAGAGAAATACCGGATGTAAAGCTGACTATGGTTGGAAGGGATACACTGTACGGTCCTAATGGTTCATCATATTTGAGCCAGATATATAAAAAAATGCGAGAATTAGATTTGGGTTCGCATAATATAAGAATAATAAATCAATGGCAGGATAAGGAAATGTTGTTTCGCCATATATTTAATTCAGATGTTTGTTTAATACCTTCTTTATATGATAATTTTCCCTATACTGTTGTTGAACCGCTTTCTTGTGGAAAGCCAGTAGTTCTAACGAAATCCACTGGTATATCTTATTATTTAAAGCATGGAGAAGAAGCTTTTATAAGCAAAGATAATGATGCAGAGGAATTTGCAGGTTATATTATAAAATTATTAAAGGATAAAAATTTAAGAGATTATATTGGTAGAAATGCCAAAGAAGCATCTAAGCGGTTTGACGCAAAAGTTGTTGTACCGCAAATAGTTGAAATGTATAAAGACGTTATAAAAAGATATAACGAAAAAAATTCTCTAAATATTAGCGAAAATAATTTTAAAATTGATATAGATAAATATGATAGTTTATCAATTTGTATTATTTGTTATAATGCATTAGAATATACAAAACGATGTATTAACAGCATACGCAAGACAACAAAAGTGCCATATAAAATTCATTTACTTGATAATGGCTCTAACGATGGTACAAGAGAGTATTTGGAGAGTATAGAAAATGATAAAGATATTGAAGTAATTTACAGTGATAAAAATTTAGGTGTTCCGGCAGGAAGAAATGTATTAATTAAACAAGCCAATTTAAATAAATATGTTGTATTTATAGATAACGATGTAGAAGTTTTTGATAATTGGTATGTGCCATTTTATAATGAGATAAACAAAAATGATAATATTGGTATATTAGGCATTGAGGGTTATAAAGTATATATTAGAAATTTTTCAAGATATCTTAAACCTGCTGTGAACGGTGAAGCAGACATTATTACAGGCTATTGTATGTTTATGAAAAAAAGCTTAATTGATAAATTAGGTTTATTTGATGAAAATTTAGGTCTATATTTGCATGATGATGATGACTATTCAATAAGGGGCGTTGGAGAAGGATATATAAATAAGGTTATTGAATCTAACATATATCATTATGGTAGTAAATCATCTTCACAAAAGCCTGATATACTTAAAATTGAGAAATCAAAGGAAAATCTCAAGTATCTAATTAATAAATGGAGAATCATGGGGATTATTAATGAAGAAGGAGTTCCTTGCAAAAAAAAGCTTAAACTCATTTGGGAAGGTTCACAGTTTGTGTATAGTAGCTTAGCACATATAAATCGTGAGATTGCATTACAATTAATTGAGAATGATGATATAAATTTAAAACTTATTCCATATGAGCCAAACCAATTTGATGATAGTGTAGATCCGCGTTTTCGAAAAATTACTGAACATTTAATACAATTGCCATCTACAGATGAACTTATAGATTTTTATATACGGCATCAATGGCCACCCAAGTTTAAAGCACCAAACTCTGGTAAATGGATATTGATGCAACCGTGGGAGTTTGGTTCAATACCAAAAAGCTGGGTAGCTCCTATGAGAGATGAAATTGATGAGATATGGGTTCCGAGCAAATTTAATAAAAGATGTTATGTTGAGTCGGGAATACCAGAAGAAAAAATACAGGTCATACCTAACGGTGTAAATACAGATATTTTTAAGCCGGATGGTGAATTATATCCTTTAAACACATCGAAAAAATTTAAATTTTGCTTTGTAGGAGGTACTATCTGGAGAAAAGGAATAGACATTTTGCTTGAATCGTATGTTAAGACATTTACAAAAGATGATAATGTTACGTTGGTTATAAAAGATAGTGGCGCAAACACATTTTATAAAGGCCAAACATTATCAGCATATATTAAGGAATTACAGAATGACCCTGAAAAACCGGAGATAGTTTATATCAGTGATGATCTAAGTACCGAAGAGATGGCAGCTTTATATAGATCTATAGATTGCCTTGTTCATCCGTACCGTGGTGAGGGATTTGGAATGCCAATTGCTGAAGCAATGGCATGTGGTAAGCCTGTTATTGTCACAAATTTTGGTGCAGCATTAGACTTTTGTGATGAGAGTAACAGTTTCCTGATTTCAGCAGGGGTATGTACGATGCCTGAAAAAATGGTTGGAAATTTACCTACGGTGGATTATCCATATGTAGCTGAACCCGACAAAGATGCTTTGTGCAACATATTGAAACAAGTTTATATGACATCAAAAGATAAATTAAAAGCAATGGGTGAAAAAGGTAGAGAAAGGATATTAGCAGGATTTACATGGAAACATATGGCGGATTTGATTGTTGATCGCCTGGAAAATTTAAAAAATACACCAATATTACGGTATAATATTTCATTAGATGATAAAGAAACTTTAGATTTGATTAATAAAGGTTTGAACTGTATTTATATAAACCCTAATGAAGCATTGAATTATTTCAAAAAGGGATTAAACTTATATCCGAATAATAAATTTTTAATTAGAAAAGTTATCGAATGTTTAATAAATCTTAATCGACTCGATGATGCATTTATTTACATTAATAAATTAAGTGATTTACTTTTGAAGGAATATGGCGAAATAAATCAGGGACTAACTATAACTGGAAAAGTTGAATATGGAAAGTATTATAATTTATTAGGGGTTTACTATTACTATAATGGTGATAAAGATAATGCTAAAATATATTTTGATAAAGCTATAAAATGTAATCCAGATGATGAAGAATCTATAAAAAATAATAAAATGTTGAGTACCCTCTCCCTCTGCCTTATTACGAAGGACGAGGAAAAAAATATTGCCCGCTGTATCAATAGTGTCAAAGATATAGTTGATGAGATAGTAGTTGTAGATACTGGATCGAAAGATAAGACGGTAGAGATAGCAAAGAGCTTTGGTGAGAAGGTTAAAGTCATCAATGCCAAGTGGGAGGATGACTTCAGTAAGGCGAGAAACATTGCTATAGAGAATGCTTCATCTGACTGGATATTATTCCTTGATGCTGATGAGGAGATTAAAAAAGAGGATGCAGAGAAGATAAAACCTCTATTATACGATGATACTGTTGAAGCGTACATGTTTAAGTTTATAAATTATTCTGGTGCCAGTGTATCAAGCGGATTGTCAGAGATACATTACAACTTTAGGCTCTTTAGAAATAATGGTAAACTTAAATATGTTTATCCAATACATGAGAATCTTAAAAATATCGAAGAGGACAGAGCACCGATATTTAAGAATGCAGATGTGACGATACTTCATTATGGCTATTTATCGGAAATAAGGATTGAAAAGAATAAGACACAGAGATATATCGACATGATATCAAAGTATCTTGCAAAGCATCCAAACGACAAATTCCAGCAAGGAAATCTTGCAGTAGAATATTATAATGCTGGTGAGTACAATAAGGCATTGAAGCATCTTTTAATTGCTACAAAAAGCATGAATTTGAATTCATATGCTACACCGAGACTTTTTAGATACTTAATAATGACGTATATAGCACTTAAGGAATATGATACAGCATTACGAATTATTAATGATGCCAAGAAATATTACGAGGATATACCAGATTACAAATATCTTGAAGGAACTATATACTTCAATCAGAAACGATACGAAAAAGCGCTTGAAATTTTTAAAGAGTGTGCTTTGATGGGTGAATATAAGGGACAATTTGTAACGATGGGTGGAACTGGAAGTTATAGGGCAAAGTATATGATAGGTCAATGCTATGAAAAATTAGGTAAGCTTAATGATGCAGTAAAAGAGTATATGGAAATATTGAAACAGCATCCAAATTATCAGGATGTTTTTATAAAAGTTTTTGATATGTTTGTCAGGAATGAAAAGCCGGAAGATGTGTATGAATTCTTTAGAAAGCATGTTAATACGAAAGTGCCGATAAATTATATAGCGATAGCGAGATTATATATAAACATAGGAAGGTATGATATTGCAAAGCAGTACATTGACAGTATTGATATAGATCTGGAAGGCCTTAATAACTTAAGAGGAATTATATACATGGGGCTTAAGGACTATGAAAATGCGATAAAACATTTTGAGATGGAATACGGCAAGGCAAAAGAAGAAGCAAATTACCGAGAAGCATTGTGTTATATTATATTGAAAGACATAGATAAAGCGAAAGATCTGCTTTGGAAAATTACCGACTCATCTGATAAAAAACTATACATGACTATAGTGGGGGAAATGAAAGCAAAATTTGATGAAGTAAAGGATAGCTTTTTCAATCTTCTTGACCTGCTTATAAAATTAAAAGAATTTGATTTCTACAATGAAGTTTTGAACCTATATGTAGGACTTTTTACAAGAGAAGAATATGAAAGATATGGTCAGATGATGATAAACAATGGCCTTGAAGATTTGGCAGTGGAAGCCTACATTAAAGCGGCTGATTTAAACAGCCAAAATACGGAAGTCTATAAATATTTAGGTCAAAAAGCATATGATCAAAATATGTTTAATGAAGCTTTGTCTATTGTAGGAAGGGCATATAATATTGATAAAACTGATGTTGATATTTATAGACTTATATATAAAATCTACAAAGCGCTTGGACAAGATGAAAGTGCTGATGAAGTAAATGAGATGGTTAAAAGTTTGTATCCAGAAATAGATCTTAGTGAGTCATATGCATTGACGTAA